Proteins from a genomic interval of Acidobacteriota bacterium:
- a CDS encoding M48 family metalloprotease translates to MPLFILILILLILFGARTLPRMGQALGEKARKPVRQARWMMAWASGTEEEALAAEREYGRECAREFAAQFPGGASEGDRELVESIGAKLADAVGDGRRRFSFGAVRGPVANAYALPGGFVFITAPLLDLCERRRDEIAFFLAHEIGHVIRGHARDQLTAGALINAVARRLSGVGLLLREALAKGYSRSLELEADREAVRLVRGAGFDPGAARSALGRLAGVAPDNSGLAEYFSTHPALDERIRALEV, encoded by the coding sequence GTGCCGCTTTTCATTCTGATCCTCATTCTCCTGATCCTGTTCGGCGCTCGCACCCTCCCCAGGATGGGGCAGGCGCTTGGTGAGAAGGCCCGCAAGCCCGTGCGCCAGGCCCGGTGGATGATGGCGTGGGCTTCGGGCACGGAAGAGGAGGCGCTCGCGGCGGAGAGGGAATATGGGCGGGAATGCGCGCGGGAGTTCGCGGCGCAGTTCCCGGGCGGGGCTTCGGAAGGCGACCGGGAACTGGTGGAATCGATCGGGGCGAAACTCGCCGACGCGGTCGGGGACGGGCGCCGCCGCTTCAGCTTCGGGGCGGTTCGGGGGCCGGTCGCCAACGCCTACGCGCTTCCTGGAGGCTTCGTGTTCATTACGGCGCCGCTGCTCGACCTGTGTGAGAGACGGCGGGACGAGATCGCTTTTTTCCTGGCGCACGAGATCGGGCATGTCATCCGCGGGCATGCGCGGGACCAGTTGACGGCGGGGGCCCTCATCAACGCGGTCGCCCGGCGTCTCTCCGGGGTCGGCCTCCTCCTGCGCGAGGCGCTCGCGAAGGGGTATTCCCGCTCGCTGGAACTCGAGGCCGACCGGGAGGCGGTGCGGCTGGTGCGGGGGGCCGGGTTCGACCCCGGCGCCGCCCGGAGCGCCCTCGGGCGCCTCGCCGGGGTGGCTCCGGACAACTCGGGGCTCGCGGAATATTTC